The Panicum hallii strain FIL2 chromosome 9, PHallii_v3.1, whole genome shotgun sequence genome has a window encoding:
- the LOC112873765 gene encoding 26S proteasome non-ATPase regulatory subunit 4 homolog isoform X1, translating to MVLKATMICVDNSDWMRNGDYRRSRFAEQSDAVATICNAKMQANRESSVGVLAMAGRGVSVIVKPTDDIGKVLARMHGSGLQIGGEANLTVAIQVAQLALKDRQNKQQQQRIIVFVGSPVIDDKDVLEAIGKKLKKNNVALDVVDFGESDGEKHEKLEALVAAVSSGGNSHIIHVLPGEDFLSNVILSSSILAEDQESVLAAGFEFGVDPNVDPELALAFQVSIEEERARQEDAAEESSETKSTGQSLTSNDDIVMADAESKPNPYTEDKRNLQTVCLVSFS from the exons atggtgcTCAAG GCGACGATGATCTGCGTGGACAACTCGGACTGGATGCGGAACGGGGACTATCGCCGGTCGCGGTTCGCGGAGCAGTCCGACGCCGTCGCCACCATCTGCAACGCCAAGATGCAG GCGAACCGGGAGAGCTCGGTGGGGGTGCTGGCCATGGCAGGCAGGGGCGTCAGCGTGATCGTCAAGCCCACCGACGATATCGGCAAAGTCCTCGCACGCATGCACG GTTCAGGGCTGCAAATTGGTGGTGAAGCAAACTTGACTGTTGCTATCCAGGTTGCCCAACTTGCACTTAAGGATCGGCAGAacaaacagcagcagcagagaatAATTGTTTTCGTTGGCAG CCCAGTAATAGATGATAAGGATGTGCTAGAGGCAATCGGGAAAAAGCTGAAGAAGAACAATGTTGCTCTTGATGTTGTTGACTTCGGTGAGTCTGACGGTGAAAAGCATGAGAAACTAGAAGCTCTTGTTGCTGCAGTGAGTAGTGGTGGCAACAGTCATATAATTCATGTCCTTCCAGGAGAAGATTTCCTTTCTAATGTCATCCTCAG TTCATCAATATTAGCAGAAGACCAAGAAAGTGTTTTGGCTGCAGGTTTTGAATTCGGTGTGGACCCAAATGTAGACCCAGAGCTGGCACTAGCGTTTCAGGTCTCTATAGAAGAAGAGAGAGCAAGGCAAGAAGATGCTGCAGAAGAATCCTCTGAAACTAAAAGCACAGGCCAATCTTTGACCTCGAATGATGACATTGTTATGGCTGACGCAGAATCTAAACCAAACCCATATACTGAAGACAAGAGAAATCTGCAGACAGTATGCTTAGTGTCATtcagctaa
- the LOC112873765 gene encoding 26S proteasome non-ATPase regulatory subunit 4 homolog isoform X2: protein MVLKATMICVDNSDWMRNGDYRRSRFAEQSDAVATICNAKMQANRESSVGVLAMAGRGVSVIVKPTDDIGKVLARMHGLQIGGEANLTVAIQVAQLALKDRQNKQQQQRIIVFVGSPVIDDKDVLEAIGKKLKKNNVALDVVDFGESDGEKHEKLEALVAAVSSGGNSHIIHVLPGEDFLSNVILSSSILAEDQESVLAAGFEFGVDPNVDPELALAFQVSIEEERARQEDAAEESSETKSTGQSLTSNDDIVMADAESKPNPYTEDKRNLQTVCLVSFS from the exons atggtgcTCAAG GCGACGATGATCTGCGTGGACAACTCGGACTGGATGCGGAACGGGGACTATCGCCGGTCGCGGTTCGCGGAGCAGTCCGACGCCGTCGCCACCATCTGCAACGCCAAGATGCAG GCGAACCGGGAGAGCTCGGTGGGGGTGCTGGCCATGGCAGGCAGGGGCGTCAGCGTGATCGTCAAGCCCACCGACGATATCGGCAAAGTCCTCGCACGCATGCACG GGCTGCAAATTGGTGGTGAAGCAAACTTGACTGTTGCTATCCAGGTTGCCCAACTTGCACTTAAGGATCGGCAGAacaaacagcagcagcagagaatAATTGTTTTCGTTGGCAG CCCAGTAATAGATGATAAGGATGTGCTAGAGGCAATCGGGAAAAAGCTGAAGAAGAACAATGTTGCTCTTGATGTTGTTGACTTCGGTGAGTCTGACGGTGAAAAGCATGAGAAACTAGAAGCTCTTGTTGCTGCAGTGAGTAGTGGTGGCAACAGTCATATAATTCATGTCCTTCCAGGAGAAGATTTCCTTTCTAATGTCATCCTCAG TTCATCAATATTAGCAGAAGACCAAGAAAGTGTTTTGGCTGCAGGTTTTGAATTCGGTGTGGACCCAAATGTAGACCCAGAGCTGGCACTAGCGTTTCAGGTCTCTATAGAAGAAGAGAGAGCAAGGCAAGAAGATGCTGCAGAAGAATCCTCTGAAACTAAAAGCACAGGCCAATCTTTGACCTCGAATGATGACATTGTTATGGCTGACGCAGAATCTAAACCAAACCCATATACTGAAGACAAGAGAAATCTGCAGACAGTATGCTTAGTGTCATtcagctaa
- the LOC112873765 gene encoding 26S proteasome non-ATPase regulatory subunit 4 homolog isoform X3, translating into MVLKATMICVDNSDWMRNGDYRRSRFAEQSDAVATICNAKMQANRESSVGVLAMAGRGVSVIVKPTDDIGKVLARMHGSGLQIGGEANLTVAIQVAQLALKDRQNKQQQQRIIVFVGSPVIDDKDVLEAIGKKLKKNNVALDVVDFGESDGEKHEKLEALVAAVSSGGNSHIIHVLPGEDFLSNVILRF; encoded by the exons atggtgcTCAAG GCGACGATGATCTGCGTGGACAACTCGGACTGGATGCGGAACGGGGACTATCGCCGGTCGCGGTTCGCGGAGCAGTCCGACGCCGTCGCCACCATCTGCAACGCCAAGATGCAG GCGAACCGGGAGAGCTCGGTGGGGGTGCTGGCCATGGCAGGCAGGGGCGTCAGCGTGATCGTCAAGCCCACCGACGATATCGGCAAAGTCCTCGCACGCATGCACG GTTCAGGGCTGCAAATTGGTGGTGAAGCAAACTTGACTGTTGCTATCCAGGTTGCCCAACTTGCACTTAAGGATCGGCAGAacaaacagcagcagcagagaatAATTGTTTTCGTTGGCAG CCCAGTAATAGATGATAAGGATGTGCTAGAGGCAATCGGGAAAAAGCTGAAGAAGAACAATGTTGCTCTTGATGTTGTTGACTTCGGTGAGTCTGACGGTGAAAAGCATGAGAAACTAGAAGCTCTTGTTGCTGCAGTGAGTAGTGGTGGCAACAGTCATATAATTCATGTCCTTCCAGGAGAAGATTTCCTTTCTAATGTCATCCTCAG GTTTTGA